Genomic window (Methanothrix sp.):
ATCGAGTGGCAGTTCGGAATACTCAGGGAGAAGGGATACGTCACAAAGGGCTCGCATCCTGTGAGATGGTGTCCAAACGATCAGAATCCCGTCGAGGATCACGATATACTGAGGGGAGAGGATGCGACGATACTGGACTTCACCCTGATAAAGTTCAGGATCGATGACCGGGTGCTTCCATGCGCAACCCTCCGTCCCGAGACTGTCTTCGGCGTTACGAACCTCTGGGTGAACCCGAATGTTGTCCACTACGTGGCAAGGGTGAATGATGAGGTCTGGATAGTTAGCCCGCAGGCGTACCACAAGCTCACATTCACTGACAGATCCGTAGAGAAGATCGGCGAGATCTCCGGGGAGGAGCTGATCGGCAAGAAGGCCAGGAACCCTGTGACGGGCGATGAGATCATCATCCTGCCGGCCACGTTCGTCGATCCGGACAGCGGCTCCGGCATAGTCATGTCCGTGCCTGCGCATGCCCCTCTGGACTACCTCGCGCTCAGGGATCTCTACGATGCGGATCTGAGCAGGTACGGCATAAGAGAGGATCTCCGCAGCATAAAATTCATCTCCCTGATATCTGTGCCGGAGTACGGGGAGTTTCCTGCTGTTGATGCCGTGAACGAGCTGGGTGTTAAGGACCAGAACGATCCGAAAGCAGAGGAGGCGACGAAGCTAGTCTACCGCAGGGAGTTTCACAATGGCGTGCTGAAGGATATCACCGGAAGGTACGCCGGAACCCCGGTGCACAGGATAAAGGACATCCTGCTTCAGGACCTCATAGATCAGGGTGTGGCCGAGATATTCTACGAGTTCAGCGAGACTCCGGTGATATGCAGATGCGGGACCAGATGTGTCGTCAAGATGGTCCGGGATCAGTGGTTCCTGGAGTACTCAGATCCCGTCTGGAAGTCCAGGGTGCTTGAGTGTCTCGCTGGCATGAGGATCATACCTGAGGAGATGCGTGCTGAGTTCATCAACAAGATCGACTGGCTCAAGGACAAGGCGTGCGCAAGGCGGAAGGGCCTGGGCACAAGGCTTCCCTGGGATAAGGAGTGGCTGATAGAGTCGCTGGCTGACAGCACGATCTACATGGCGTTCTACATCCTGGCGAAGTATGTCAACGCTGGCATGAGGATAGACCGGCTGGTCCCACAGTTCTTCGACTACATCTTCCTCGGAAGGGGCACTCCTGAGGAGGTCGCATCCCTGACAGGAGTTGATGTGGAGACTGTGAAGCGAATACGCGAGGACTTCGAGTACTGGTATCCCGTGGACCTCAGGACCTCAGGAAAGGATCTGGTGGCGAACCACCTTCTGTTCTTCCTTTACCACCACGTGGCGATATTTCCGGAGAGCCTCTGGCCCAGGGCGATAGCCGTTAACGGTTTCGTCTCTCTGGAGGGACAGAAGATGTCGAAGTCCAGAGGGCCTATACTCACGCTCAAGCAGGCGGTGGCAGAGAACGGCGCTGATGTGACGAGGCTGTACATACTTGCGAACGCAGAGTACACCCAGGATGCGGACTGGAGAAATGATGGGGCGCAGGCGACACGCGGGCAGGTCGAGAGGTTCTACGCGCTCGCCAGGGAGATCATCGAGAGGAATGACATAGATGAAAGCGCGGAGCTGACGCTGATCGACAGGTGGATGTTATCGCGACTCCAGCGCAGGATCATCGAGACGACAGATGCGCTGAACAACATCCAGACCAGAAGGGCGCTTCAGAGCGCTTTCTACCACATGCTCAACGATCTGAGATGGTACGAGAGGAGAGGTGGTAAAAACCAGCTCCGCAGGATACTGAATGTCTGGGTCAGACTGATGGCTCCGTTCACCCCGCACATCTGCGAGGAGATCTGGCAGAACATAGGCGAGGGATATGTTTCAAGAGCCACCTGGCCGGTTCCGGAGATGTCGCTCATAGATGAGCACGCGGAGCGGGCAGAGGCCTACCTGGAGCAGACACAGAGGGATATCGAGGAGATCATAAGGGTGACTAAGACGAAGCCCGGGAGGATCGTGCTTTACACAACCCCATCCTGGAAGAAAGAGATGCTCCGACTTGCTCTGGAGGTATCGAATGGCGGGAGGCTTGATATGAGCGCTCTGATGAGATCGGCCATGAGCCATCCGGAGATCCAGAGCCACAGGAAGGATGCTCAAAAGTACGGTGGCAGGCTCGCGAAGTCAGCGCATGCTCTGAGCGGGGATGTGCTTGCGCTTGACGAGTTCGGGATACTCTCCAGGGAGAGGGAGTACCTCTCACAGGCGTTTGGCTGCCCGGTTGAGGTCTACTCCGCTGACAATCCCACATACGATCCGAAGGGCAGGGCACAGAATGCAGAGCCTGGAAGGCCAGCGATATACATAGAGTGACCGGGCGGGGGAGGCAGTGGCTCTGTTGCGCCCCCTCTCAGGCCTGAAGACCGGAGTTTGCGCCCTGCTGCTCTCCATCACCGTCGTGGCTGCTGTGCGATTGCTCCTGAACGCAGACCGAAGCTTCTGCTACCCTTCGCCCCCAAGAAGTATAACGATCGCTCAGGCGGATCGTCTTACTTCAAAACCAGCGTCTCTCTCCCGACTTTCAGCATTGCCTCCCTGCCGGCGAGGAGCTCGACGAGTTTCAGGGCGAAGTCCATGGCTGTGCCCGGCCCCTGGCTCGTGACCACATTCCCGTCCACAACGACGCGCTCGTCCATGTACCGCGCGCAGGCAGACACCTCCTCTTTTCCGGCTGGATGGACCGTGGCCATACGGCCGCTCAGCACGCCGGCCTTCACGAGGACAGAAGGAGCGCCGCATATCGCGGCCACGTACTTGCCAGCAGTTGACATCCTCCGGACAGCGTCGAGCACGCGTTCATCTTTGCCGAGATTGATGAAACCTGGATTCCCACCTGGTAGCACTATCGCATCCGCCCTGCCGAGATCCACATGGTCGAAGGTGGTGTCCGGAATAACCCTGACACCATGTGATCCCTGGATCGGACCGTCCCTGAGGCCGGCGACCTCTACGTCGACTCCGGCGCGCCTGAGAATATCAACCACTGTCACAAACTCAATCTCCTCAAAGCCCTCAGCAAGCGGCACCACAACCTTCATGGCAGAACCTCCAGATCGAATATGATGGAAGGGCACATATATTTAATGGGCGCATATTTGCAGTTTATTCCTCCCATGGGAAACCCTTATATTGCAGTCAAGCCCAAGCCAGCCTGAGTTTGGGGCCATAGGGTAGCCTGGTATCCTACAGGACTGGGGGTCCTGTGACTCGCGTTCAAATCGCGATGGCCCCATAGGGGGACTGCTTTTTCATATGGGCTCATCGAATTAGCGGATTGATCTTCAGAGATCCAAACTCGGCTCAATCCGGATCCACGATAATTCGCAGAGATGGGTCTGCACGGGTTTTTGCCATCAGGGTGATATAGATGCTCAAGATATCTGCCTCCACAGATGCCGTGGGAGATACGTCAACTACTCCGGCCTGAAGACCGGAGCTTGTCCCTGGCGCCATGCGGAGAATCCTACATGTCCGAGACAATAGGCCGGTTGACATCACAGGATAGAGCTCCGAAGAGCGGCGACCCTGGAGACGCTCCTGGCCTCAAATGCAGGTTTCAGCTTCCGCATTAGATGCGGATTCGGAGCGTTCCAAAATGCTTGTCATCATTCCGTGCAGGAACCGTTTCTCCGCTAAGGAGTGTCTTGTGGGGTCAGAAGGCATCTCAGGAGAAAGTAGTAGGAACAGAGATATATCTGTTTCTGGGTGGGGTACGCTCCTCCACGCCCGAATTGCAGGGTTTCCTCTACCCCTTCACCCCAGGAGGTTCTATGAAGTTCGACGTTGCTGTTGTCGGTGCCTCGCCAGCAGGGCTCTCCGCTGCAGCAAGCTCTGCCCGCACCGGCGCGAGGACCGTGCTGTTTGACAGGAATCTCGCATCGGTGCCGAACGCCAACACTGTATTCGATGGGATGGCAGCTGCTGCATCTCTGAATGTGGATCACTTCTCCATCCACCAGGTCATAGGCATGCGGCTCGTATCCCCCTCGGGACGCATTCTTGAGATAGATGCGAGAGGCCACTTTCTGGACAGGAAGAGGTTTTACGCTCATCATCTGAACTTCGCAGCAGACTGCGGAGCTGAGATCGTCGAATCAGAAGTCAGATCTGTTTCGAGATCCGCAGATGGTATGGAGCTTTCGCTCTCCTCCGGAGATGTGATCGATGCCATGATCGTCATAGATGCTGGTGGTGTGGATTCCAGGCTTGCATCATCCATGTTCAAAACCATGCGTCATCCCGAGGACGTGGCCTGGGCTGTGGAGGTCGATGTCCGATATCCGGGCATTGGGGAGGAGTATCGATTCGAGTACTGGGTGGGGAGCATAGCACCTGGATGGAAGGCCACATTCTCTCCGGCAGGCGACGACATGGCAACGCTGGGAGTCTTTGTGAGGCGGCATGGTAGAGATGTCCAGAGGTTTCTGGATTTGTTCATAAGGAGGTTCATCAACAGAAGGGCTGGTTCGTACCCCGGCATCGAGCGAATGGAGATCCTGGAGACCCGGCGTGGAGGAGACCCGATCGCAGCGCTCCCTGGTAGAATTGTGGATAAAGGCATCATGGTCACGGGCGGGGCTGCAGCCCAGAGCGGGCTTGCGTACTCGATGCGCGCAGGAGAGATATGCGGAGAGGTTGCAGGCAGAGCTGCACTCGCCGGGGATGCATCCAGGAAGCGCCTCTCAGAGTACAGCAGGAGATGGTGGCGGGAGCTCGGTCCTCAGTACGTCCTGGGAAGGGCATCGCTTGAGACATTGAGATCGATGAGCGATGCGGAGATCGACAGGCTCTTTCTAGCCCTCTCCGGCCGCAATCTGCTGGTACCCGGAGGTCTGTGGAAAAAGAGCGCAAACGCATTTCTGAATGTGACAAGATCCGTGCCGGGCATGCTGCCGCGATTTCTTCTAAATCTGCTGCGCTTTTGAGATCTCAGGAGCACTCACTTCCGGCTCTGCTTCTCATCCCACCACCCGATCTTCGCATCCGGAACGCAATCAATCCCCGGGGAGTACGGCTTTATATCGATCAGCGGCGTGCCGTTCAGAGCATCCAGACCTCTCACCCGCAGCCTCCTCCCCTCCACAGATAGCAGCTCTGCGACGCTGAATGCCACCGGATTCGGCCTATCAGGGGATCGAGTTGCGAAGACCCCATGGACACGTCCGTCATGAGGCGGCACGGCCCTGAGCCTGGTCCTGTCTGCCCTGTCCAGCCAGTACAGAACTATGAGATGCGTGCACTTGTCGAGATCCATGAGCCCCTCCTCAAACTCGGGGAAGATCTCTATCTCGCAGATCTCTCTTGAGACCCTGCCCTGATGCGGCGCCTCGGCCCTGCTGCTGAAGGGCGTGCGGATCACCCCAATGGGTCTAAGCACCATGTTGCTCTCCATCTCTCTGCTTTCCATAGTATTATCCTCACATCCTTCGATTCACATAGGTTTTAACAGCCTGTCGGCGATCTCTTCCATGATCCCTGCATCTGGCAGTGCCTCGCCGGTAAGGCTTGCTCTGAAGATATCCTTTCTTTTCGGTATCACGCCGATGACTCTGTCCCTGTCGATCATATCCAGGATATCCTCAGAATCCTCATCGATCCTGTTCACTATGAAAAGCACATCTTTTCCAATCTTCCTGCCCATTTCAGCTATCTTCCCAGAAAGCTGTACAGATTCGTAGCATGGATCTATGACTGCGACGATCTTATCGCAGCCGGCCTCCACTCCTCTCCCGAAGTGCTCTATTCCGGCATCTGTATCCACGATCACATGCTCCCCATCGGTCCTGAGCTTCTCCAGAAACTCCCGGGCGAGGGCGCCCATGGGGCACGCGCACCCCTCGCCGAAGTCGTGGATCTTGCCTATCGCCACGAGCTTTATCATCTCATCTCCAACCATGACATCAGGTGGTATATCCCCCACCCGAAACTCCTCAGGAATTATGCTGAGCGCCTCTCTCCTCTCAGATCTTATGAAACGCATCAGCCTCTCGCTTAGCGCCCTCTTTCCTCCGAGAGATTCCATGAAGTCTCTCGGCTGATCAAAGCCGAGCATCCTGTAGATGCCGAAGTTCGACTCATCGGCATCGACCACAAGAACCCTTGTGCCCCTCCTGGCAATCTCTCTTGAGAGGAGAGCTGCAACGGTGCTCTTGCCGCTCCCGCCCTTGCCGCATATCAGTATCTTCATATACACCTCCAAAAAAATTTCAGGCCAGGAAGGCCAGCTTGTTCAGCGGGATCGGCACCCCGCTTCCCACGCCGTTCTTGGTGTAGAAGAGATCGACCTTCCCGTCATGCGCCCAGTATGTTGTTGGATAGTACAGCGGAAGCGCTGGGAGTTTCCGTGCATAGACTTCCTGTATCTCGTTCACCAGCTCTCTCCTCTTCTCCGGATCCATCTCTGCGATCTCTCTCCTCAGGAGATCACTCAGCTCCGGATCATCGTATCTGGCGCTGTTGAATCCAGCTCCCGTGATCACCTTGTTCAGTATCGCCGGATCTCCGCCCATCCCGCCATGGCCGCTGAGCGCTAGATCGAATTTCCACTCGTTGACCGCGTTATCAAGGGTCTTCGAGTCGACGCTGCGCATGTTGACCTTTATGCCCGCTGCCTCCAGGTCGTTCTTTATGAGCTCGCCAGCACGCTCGTTGCTGGATGTGACAAGAAGCTCCACCTCCAGCGTCTTTCCGTCCTTCTCGAAGAATACTCCCTTCTTCTCATAGCCCATCTCCTTCAGCAGATCTCCCGCCTTCCCCGGATCGTGGGCGTACTGCTCAACATCAGGATTGTACCACTCGCTGTCAGGCGCGAAGAGGCCGGGACTTGCGGGAACACCGTATCCACGCTGGGCTATCTCGACGAGCTTCTCCCTGTCTATGGCGTATGCAAGGGCCTGTCTGAACCTCACATCGGAGAAGGGCTCCTTCTTGTGGTTTATCATCAGCTTCGCGAGCCAGTCGTGAGCGCTCTCGAGAACGACGAAGCTGCTCCTGAGCCCATCAGCGACCTCTGGAGGCACAGAGGCTGCATCGACCTCGCCGCGCCTGAGCGCCGGGCCGGACATCTCCGCGCTCAGCTTGACAAACTTCAGCTGCTTCACCTTCGGGGCGCCCTGGTAGTAATCATCATTCGCCTCGTATAGGTAGGTTCCCTGAGCCTTGCTGTAATCGACAAGCTTGAAGGGACCGGTGCCTGTAAGCGCCTTTGCATCCTGGAAATCCTCCGGATTTGTCACATCACTGTAGATGTGCTCCGGAAGGATCGGCAGCGTGCCTGCGACCTGGTCCAGGAAGGGCGCATACGGCTTCGTCAGGTAGATCTTCACCGTGTGATCATCGATCTTCTCGGCTCTATCCACACTGCTGCTGTCGACCCACTGGTACGGATGCTCTTTTATGTAGTTGATTGTGAAGACAACATCGTCCGCTGTGAACGCCTCCCCATCATGCCACTTCGCATTCGGATTCAGCTTGAAGAGGTACGCGTTCTCATCCTTCAGATACTCCCAGCTCTCTGCAAGCGCAGGCACGAAGCCATTCTGATCCTTCCAGACCAGGGTATCGAAGATGAAGCTCATCCGCACGTATCCAGGACCTCTGGAGTAATGGAGATACGGCGATGGGTACCCCCAGTCCCCGGTCGTGTCCGCTATCGTGTATACCGGAATATCCTCTGCAACTGCCGGCAGAAGGAGCGATATCAGCACGGCAGTGCAGAGGATCTTTATCCATCTGCTCATATCCTACATCTCCTTTTTGTCATATTAGTATGAGAATTTCTCTGCATATATGAAGTCTTGTGTCATTAAATAGTATCTTTGATGCAACATCTTATAATAAATCTGGTTCAGTAATTCAATCTGGCGAATAAAGTATCCGGGTTATTGAATTGCATCACAAGTTACTAAATAGATGGGAGCGGTGAAGGCCTTCGCCTCACATCACTCCTGCAACCTTGAGGGGATGCATGCCAGCGTTCTGGAGCTGAGCCAGCCTGTTCTGGTCGACCTGGAACCTCTTTATAACGCTCACCGCGACCTCCGGCTCATCCCAGTAGTCCATCATGCGAAGATCCATGACAAGCTTCGGCGCCCAGGTGGGTCCCTTCCAGTCCTTAGTCCCTGTGAGCTCATACATCCTGGTCCAGTTGAAGCTCAGAACCAGTGCATCTCCCTGCTTCGCGGTATCATTCCATCTCACGAATATCCCCGCGACGTCGCTCTGGTTGTACTTCGCCTTGAGTGCGTTCTTCTCCGTATCAGTAAGAGCCATGACGAAGATGCCGCTCTTCCCGACTGTTGCATCCCAGAGGATCTGGAGCGCGTCATCCTTGCACCATGGGGGCACTGCTATCACCTTGTAGCTCTCAGCGCTGCTGTTTATCGGCAGCTCCTTCTCCACGTACTTCGCGATCATGTAACCGCTGGTGACCCCAGGGCAGAGATGATCGTGGAATGACGCAGCCTGAATGAAGTCAAAGCTGGCGTTCCTCGCCCACACATTTGAGATGCCCACAAGCGAGAACTCGTTTCCGTCGAAGATCCTCTCGTTGAACGTCCTGTTGCCCTCATCGCTGTTGTTCAGCATGTAATCGAGATCCACGTTTGCCTTTGAGATCCTGGAGAACACAGCGTCATCAGGCGCAGACCTTAGTTCCTCCGGGCGCATCGAGAGCGCCTCTGGTTTCACCTGCAGATACAGAGCCTCTCCGTTCTCCCTGTTGAAGAAGTAGAACCAGAGCGGCTTCCAGTGGGGCCTCAGAACCTGAAAGAGGTTTCCGTCGCCCTGAGAGCATCCTGTGGTCTCTGAGAGGCCCTTCAATGCCTTCTGGGTGGTCATGCCTGAGACGATCGCATAGCCAGCATTCGTCAGAACAAGTATGTTCCCATCGCCTCTCTCGAAGGATAGCTCGCTCATAGCCTTCTCCGCAGCTTTGACACCAACCCCCTGAATCACGCCATCATCTGCAAGCGCACACGATATCAGGAGAATGGTGATGCAAATACTGCCCAAAACTCTCATCACATCATCACCGAGTTTCGTATCAATATACTACTATTTAAGATTAATCTTAACAATTGTAGCAAGAAATGATTATTTGGTTCTACTTTTCAGATGAAAGCTACCACCTCTGCTGTATACCTTCAATCGGTTTGTGTGCTCAGATCATTGAGCCCGGCAGCAGGTGACATCGCAGGATTTGTGATCCTCAAGCAGCATCGATCGCCAAAGCTTTTTATGTTCCCGGAGAGACTCGCTCTCATGGAGATACTCGCAGATGTTGGCGGCAGGCCCGGCATCGATTGCGGTGGCTTCTGCGCCTACTGCTACTTCAGGGGCGTGAAGCCGGTTCCGCCCTTTGGCTGCAAGCACTGTCTTCCTTTCAGGAAGGGCTGCGATTACTGCACAAGGGCCATAATCGAGGGTTACCCGGGCTTCAAGCCGCTTGATGCGGTTGTATTCGATGTCGCCCAGGCCTCTTATGGCGCCAGGCCGGACAAGGTGACCATAAGCGGTGGTGGAGACCTGAGCTGCTACCCGGATCTCCTGAAGCTCGTGAGAATTCTTGGTCAGAAGAACGTACCGGTGCATCTGGGCTACACCAGCGGCAAGGGCTTCAGGCGGGGAGATGAGGCAGATGAGCTTGTGGACGCAGGCGTCAGAGAGGTCTCATTCACCGTCTTCGCCACAGATCCCGAGCTGAGGCGCAAATACATGCATGATAAGCATCCTGAAGCAGCACTCTCGAATCTCAGGATATTCTGCGAGAGGTGTGATGTATACGCGGCAGCTGTCCTGCTGAAGGGTGTGAACGATGGAGAGGTGCTTGAGAGAACATGTCAGGATCTCGAGGATATGGGTGCAAAGGGACTGATCCTGATGAGGTTCGCAAACCATCCTGAGCAGGGATTGATACTTGGAAACGCGCCCATAATCCCCGGGCAGGATGTCCACACCGTCGAGGAGTTCAGGGATACCGTCACAGAGATGAACCGGAGGTACAGGATCAGGATAACCGGAACTCCGCTGTGGGATCCGGAGACGAAGGCGCCATTCTCCCTGGCTCACAAAACCGATAGACTGAAATCTCTTCCGGAGCTGAGGAGATCTGCGACAATCATCACAGGATCAATAGCTGCTCCGCTGCTGGAGAGGATATTCTCCGCCCTCGGTGGAGATGTGAATGTCGTCGCCACAAAGAAGGATGTCGCATGCCTCATGACCATAGATGATCTCAAAGACATCGATCTCTCCAGGGTCAAGAGGACTGTCGTCATTCCGGGGAGGATGCTTGCACATGAAAGGGAGGTGAAAAAGGAGCTCTCGAGGGATGGTATCGACAGGCTGATCGTGAGAGGGCCGGACAGGCTCACGGTCGATGGCGAGATGAGCATCTCCATGACAGAGGAGGAGGTCGTGGAGCTCGAGCTCGAGGCCTTCGCCGAGCTGATCGACGAGATCAACGCTCTCGGCGTGTAATAAGAATCGCGAATGCGGAGAAGATCGCGGATGCGAGGCATCTACACACTGATACTGGGCCTGGAGCACGGGATCAGAATAAAGGTGGGCTCGCTCGGCGAGATCATGTTTCCGGAGGGCTGCTACGCGTACACCGGCTCTGCCCGCGGCCCTGGCGGCTTCAGGCGGATAAAACGCCATATTGCCGTGATGAATGGAGAGAACGCCACGCGCCGCTGGCATATCGATTATCTTCTTCCATACGTCACTCTGAGGGATGTGATCACCACAGCAACTGATATGGATCTTGAATGTGAGGCTGCCAGGAGGATCGGCGTGAATTGCATCCCTGTGCCGCGTTTCGGATGCACCGATTGCAGATGCACGAGCCACCTGCATTACAGCTCGAGTTACACAGAGATCGTGTCCGCGTGCAGGGAAGCTCACAGAGATCTGCTTCAGGAGCTCTGAGCCGTTCATAGAACCTCCTGGGGTGTAGGGGTAGCGGAAACCCCGCTCTTCAGGGCGGGGAGGAGCGTACCCCACCCATATGCATCGGAATATCCAAATAGTGTATGAACGTATTCTTCAATAATGCTTCAGACTCTGATGGTCAGGCTCGATCCAGACGAGGAGCAGTACAGGATCCTTTTGGAGACGATGCACCGCTTCAATGAGGCATGTAACTACATTGCGGAAGTAGCGTACTCCATCGGGAAGGCTAACAAGTACGTGGTCCACAAGGCAGTTTACTACGACGTTAGGAAGCGATTCGGTCTCTCCGCACAGCTCACAGTCAGAGCGATCTCCAAGGTTGTTGAGGCATACAAGCGAGACCGATCTGTTAAGCCGCATTTCAGGCCTGATGGCGCGGTCGTGTATGATCAGCGCATACTCTCCTGGAAGGGACTTGAGGCGGTCTCGCTGACAACACTTGAAGGCAGGCAGCTTATCCCCGTCAGGATCGGTGACTACCAGAAAGCTCGAACGGATCGAGTCCGTGGACAGGCAGATCTTATACTCAGAAACGGTGTCTTCTATCTCGCTGCTGTCGTTGAAGCTCCAGAGGAGACTCCCTACGAGCCCAGGGGAGTTCTGGGTGTCGATCTCGGAATCAAGTATATCGCTGTCGATTCTGATGGCGAGATACACAGCGGCGAGAAGCTCTTGGAGACCAGAAAGCGGCTTGATTCGCTCAGAGCTAGACTCCAGAGCGTGGGTACCAGATCTGCTAAAAGGCATCTCAAGAAGCTCTCCGGCAGGATGAAGCGATTCACCAGGGATGTCAACCATCGCATCTCCAAGCATATAGTCGCGAAGGCCAAAGACACTCTCCGCGCAATCGCTCTTGAGAACCTCAAGGGCATCCGGAGAGCACCGGTTGGAAAGGCTCAGCGTCGCGACAAACACGCCTGGAGTTTTGATATGCTGAAGAGATACATCCCCTACAAGGCGAAACTGCTCGGTGTGCCGGTTGTGTTCGTGGATTCGAAGCATACGTCCCAGACATGTCCCTCCTGCGGACACGTTTCCAAGAGCAACCGCCCTGCCAGAGATTATTTCAGATGTGAGTCGTGCGGCTTCGCTGGGTTCGCAGATCACATCGCTGCGATCAATATTGCGTCCAGGGCTGCTGTCAACCAGCCTATTGTAGCGGTGCATATGCATCAGTTACAAGCTCCGGTCTTCAGGCCGGAGTAGTTGACATGGCCTC
Coding sequences:
- the mmp10 gene encoding methyl coenzyme M reductase-arginine methyltransferase Mmp10 (Mmp10 (methanogenesis marker protein 10) is a cobalamin-requiring radical SAM methyltransferase that creates the methylarginine modification to methyl coenzyme M reductase.) encodes the protein MEILADVGGRPGIDCGGFCAYCYFRGVKPVPPFGCKHCLPFRKGCDYCTRAIIEGYPGFKPLDAVVFDVAQASYGARPDKVTISGGGDLSCYPDLLKLVRILGQKNVPVHLGYTSGKGFRRGDEADELVDAGVREVSFTVFATDPELRRKYMHDKHPEAALSNLRIFCERCDVYAAAVLLKGVNDGEVLERTCQDLEDMGAKGLILMRFANHPEQGLILGNAPIIPGQDVHTVEEFRDTVTEMNRRYRIRITGTPLWDPETKAPFSLAHKTDRLKSLPELRRSATIITGSIAAPLLERIFSALGGDVNVVATKKDVACLMTIDDLKDIDLSRVKRTVVIPGRMLAHEREVKKELSRDGIDRLIVRGPDRLTVDGEMSISMTEEEVVELELEAFAELIDEINALGV
- a CDS encoding GIY-YIG nuclease family protein, with protein sequence MRGIYTLILGLEHGIRIKVGSLGEIMFPEGCYAYTGSARGPGGFRRIKRHIAVMNGENATRRWHIDYLLPYVTLRDVITTATDMDLECEAARRIGVNCIPVPRFGCTDCRCTSHLHYSSSYTEIVSACREAHRDLLQEL
- a CDS encoding transposase, producing the protein MLQTLMVRLDPDEEQYRILLETMHRFNEACNYIAEVAYSIGKANKYVVHKAVYYDVRKRFGLSAQLTVRAISKVVEAYKRDRSVKPHFRPDGAVVYDQRILSWKGLEAVSLTTLEGRQLIPVRIGDYQKARTDRVRGQADLILRNGVFYLAAVVEAPEETPYEPRGVLGVDLGIKYIAVDSDGEIHSGEKLLETRKRLDSLRARLQSVGTRSAKRHLKKLSGRMKRFTRDVNHRISKHIVAKAKDTLRAIALENLKGIRRAPVGKAQRRDKHAWSFDMLKRYIPYKAKLLGVPVVFVDSKHTSQTCPSCGHVSKSNRPARDYFRCESCGFAGFADHIAAINIASRAAVNQPIVAVHMHQLQAPVFRPE